A single Pseudoalteromonas phenolica DNA region contains:
- a CDS encoding sensor histidine kinase: MKNIRLQRNEQIVALAAIALISLTISITDWLQRGMLPSFNILLSAVSAVLFMYWLPMIISYLLVIKFKINRWLLQWISLFLSISLGAFFWGEIRALFIPLQGIGFLQALLISLPWSTMIFVAVKFYLTQKHLKLEEQLRKQAEINLLHSQLNPHFLFNSLNTIASFARTQPTRCEDLVHDLAAVLRYSLSQSGLNQPKKSAPKEVWVKLSDELVILNKWCDIERSRFGDNLRINFDIDDDLLDKVVPAMLLQPLIENAIKHGKSTPLHIWITVRHDAQHMLFNVRDNGVGFDESYLINANNKHTSKEHRKLEQDKGAHFGLEITQARLELEAGARLEFSNTPEGGANVEFKLQLGS, encoded by the coding sequence ATGAAAAATATAAGGTTACAGCGCAATGAACAAATTGTGGCGCTAGCAGCTATTGCACTTATTAGTTTGACGATCAGCATAACTGATTGGCTTCAACGAGGCATGTTGCCGTCGTTCAATATTTTGCTATCAGCAGTCAGTGCAGTGTTGTTTATGTATTGGTTACCTATGATTATCAGCTATTTATTAGTAATTAAATTCAAGATTAATCGTTGGTTATTGCAATGGATTTCGCTTTTTTTGAGCATCAGTTTGGGTGCATTCTTTTGGGGAGAAATTAGAGCGTTATTTATACCTCTGCAAGGCATCGGCTTTTTGCAAGCGTTATTAATCAGTTTGCCATGGAGCACGATGATATTTGTTGCTGTTAAGTTTTATTTGACTCAAAAGCATCTTAAGTTAGAGGAACAATTAAGGAAGCAAGCTGAAATCAACTTGCTGCATTCTCAATTAAACCCTCACTTTCTATTTAATAGCTTGAATACCATAGCGTCGTTTGCACGAACTCAACCAACACGCTGTGAAGATTTAGTACACGATTTAGCAGCCGTTTTACGTTATTCATTGTCGCAATCTGGGTTAAATCAACCCAAAAAATCAGCACCTAAAGAAGTTTGGGTTAAGTTGAGCGACGAATTGGTCATTTTAAATAAATGGTGTGATATCGAGCGTAGCCGGTTTGGAGATAACCTTAGGATTAATTTCGACATTGACGACGATCTGCTTGATAAAGTTGTGCCTGCCATGTTGCTACAACCCCTAATAGAAAATGCCATAAAACATGGTAAGTCAACGCCATTACATATTTGGATCACAGTACGACATGATGCCCAACATATGCTTTTTAATGTACGTGATAATGGTGTCGGTTTTGATGAGTCTTATTTAATAAACGCCAATAACAAACACACTAGCAAAGAGCATAGAAAGCTTGAGCAAGATAAAGGAGCACATTTTGGGCTGGAGATCACTCAGGCTAGGTTAGAGTTAGAGGCAGGCGCAAGGCTGGAATTCAGCAATACCCCAGAGGGGGGAGCAAATGTTGAGTTTAAATTACAACTTGGGAGCTGA
- a CDS encoding LytR/AlgR family response regulator transcription factor, with protein MLNIAIVEDELPALEKLKAQLSRVCTHTLLFTCHSVQEGLASNELSKVDVLFVDINLPDASGMSLVTTLKNRGFVGECVFSTAYSEFAVEAFTIGAADYLLKPYTDERLSLALSRVNDRLNKPTAQLQEPEAFTLVSKVGDKVTLVKVSDICAIKLEHAQAIAYGSEASYPLDQSLDELMTLLPSQFLRVHRNSIVNSKEIKQMDRWVTGGYIIKFHQSEVQVISSRNGGRLLKDKLIR; from the coding sequence ATGTTAAATATCGCTATTGTTGAAGACGAATTGCCAGCATTAGAAAAGCTCAAGGCTCAGTTAAGTCGTGTATGCACTCACACTTTGTTGTTTACTTGCCATTCTGTACAAGAAGGTCTGGCATCAAATGAATTATCAAAAGTGGATGTACTTTTTGTCGATATTAATTTGCCTGACGCTAGCGGCATGAGTTTGGTAACGACTCTAAAGAACAGAGGATTTGTCGGTGAATGTGTTTTTAGCACAGCTTATAGTGAGTTTGCAGTGGAGGCTTTTACAATCGGTGCAGCCGATTATTTATTAAAGCCCTATACCGACGAGCGTTTATCGTTGGCTTTATCTCGAGTCAACGACAGGCTCAATAAACCAACTGCACAATTGCAAGAACCTGAAGCGTTTACGCTTGTTAGCAAAGTAGGCGATAAAGTGACTTTAGTGAAAGTGTCCGATATTTGTGCAATCAAGTTAGAACATGCTCAAGCGATTGCATATGGCTCTGAAGCATCATATCCGCTTGATCAGTCTCTTGATGAATTAATGACTTTATTACCGTCTCAATTTTTGCGAGTTCACCGCAACAGCATTGTGAATAGCAAAGAAATCAAACAAATGGACCGCTGGGTAACAGGTGGTTACATAATCAAGTTTCATCAATCAGAAGTGCAAGTAATCAGCAGCCGAAATGGCGGGCGATTACTAAAAGATAAGCTAATACGCTAG
- a CDS encoding acyl-CoA thioester hydrolase/BAAT C-terminal domain-containing protein has translation MKKIMPCLLVGLLSACSNHNTQDVKTQFIDDGKKHPLVILLGGSDGGNTLANPHWQPIFDRLNEAGVSVASLGYFGTDNTPSSAAELSLEEIEKRISLLAKSDKINNNCVAVFGFSKGAELALLLGSHFDSINHVVAVMPSHVTWNAVKTVTDKSSWTLKNQPLAYINAPLLSWQMQKGNVTGEFTPAFEQALAKATELEIEQARIPIDKNKGPVLLVSAKQDEIWPSYDMANEVMKYLEEQEYEYAYEHIALEGSHYGFDRQTLNQVSVFLKQHLVSSCQL, from the coding sequence ATGAAAAAAATAATGCCATGTCTCTTGGTAGGGCTGCTTTCGGCCTGTTCAAACCATAACACACAAGATGTGAAAACTCAGTTTATCGACGATGGGAAAAAACATCCTTTAGTGATTTTGCTCGGAGGCAGTGATGGAGGTAATACACTCGCAAACCCACATTGGCAGCCAATTTTTGACAGATTAAATGAAGCTGGCGTGTCAGTGGCATCACTTGGCTATTTTGGTACAGACAATACACCCAGTAGTGCAGCTGAGTTGTCGTTAGAAGAAATAGAAAAGCGTATCTCTTTATTGGCTAAAAGCGACAAAATCAACAACAACTGCGTCGCGGTTTTCGGTTTCTCTAAAGGTGCAGAATTGGCTTTATTGCTAGGTAGTCACTTTGATTCTATTAATCATGTGGTTGCTGTTATGCCAAGCCATGTTACTTGGAATGCAGTAAAAACAGTAACAGACAAATCTAGTTGGACTTTAAAAAACCAGCCATTGGCCTATATCAACGCGCCATTACTTTCTTGGCAAATGCAAAAAGGGAATGTGACAGGCGAATTTACGCCAGCTTTCGAGCAAGCCTTAGCTAAGGCAACAGAGCTTGAAATTGAGCAGGCTAGAATACCGATAGATAAAAACAAAGGGCCAGTTTTGCTCGTGTCAGCTAAGCAAGATGAAATATGGCCGTCCTACGATATGGCGAATGAAGTGATGAAGTACCTAGAAGAACAAGAGTATGAATACGCTTACGAGCATATCGCACTGGAAGGGAGTCATTATGGCTTCGATAGACAAACCCTTAATCAGGTAAGCGTATTTTTAAAACAGCATTTAGTGTCTAGCTGTCAGTTATAA
- a CDS encoding NAD-dependent epimerase/dehydratase family protein — protein sequence MKTAIVVGATGLIGKSLIKQLAECAGIAQVITITRRKICYDNPKISNQVVDFAHLDSFSWYFKGDLLFSCLGTTKKQAGSVAAQRVVDVDYQLKVAELAADNGVSEYFLVSSSDANGKSKNAYLQMKGELEDKVTQLKFKRICIFQPSLLLGEREGFRFGEKLGSWILPLLCRLPLLKRYKPIYGEQVATKMCQESLKLKTGVQRFTLDACFPDEV from the coding sequence ATGAAAACAGCCATTGTAGTAGGTGCGACAGGTCTTATTGGTAAAAGTCTCATTAAGCAACTTGCTGAGTGTGCAGGAATTGCACAGGTGATTACTATTACTCGCAGAAAAATATGTTACGACAACCCTAAAATCAGTAACCAAGTTGTCGACTTTGCACATCTAGACAGTTTTAGTTGGTATTTCAAAGGTGATTTACTCTTCTCTTGCTTAGGCACCACAAAAAAGCAAGCGGGTTCTGTTGCTGCTCAGCGTGTGGTTGATGTCGACTACCAACTTAAGGTTGCCGAACTTGCTGCTGATAATGGTGTATCTGAGTATTTTTTAGTGTCTTCAAGTGACGCAAACGGCAAAAGCAAGAATGCATACTTACAAATGAAAGGGGAGTTAGAAGACAAAGTCACACAACTTAAATTTAAACGTATTTGTATTTTTCAACCATCACTTTTACTTGGAGAGCGAGAAGGGTTTAGGTTTGGAGAAAAGCTTGGCAGTTGGATATTGCCTTTACTATGCCGCTTACCTTTACTAAAACGCTATAAGCCAATTTACGGGGAGCAAGTAGCAACTAAAATGTGTCAAGAAAGTTTGAAGTTAAAAACAGGCGTACAACGATTTACGCTAGATGCTTGTTTTCCTGATGAAGTATAA
- a CDS encoding GNAT family N-acetyltransferase produces MLLYLSTQRLNLIELSSEKALVDDALIAAIPCILTEAVVASLPPYFHGVSNASEAKSWLSKMRSESRLFLIKDKGGACLGFVFVSHTDKAEKHIGYLLGQEYWGKGFASELLIAFIKRAEKIESWQSLVGGVDKSNHASANLLLKLGFKPQEGEHENVDFFEYVLNQGS; encoded by the coding sequence ATGCTACTTTACTTATCAACACAACGACTCAATTTAATTGAATTGAGCTCTGAAAAAGCGTTAGTCGATGACGCATTAATAGCTGCGATCCCATGTATTTTGACAGAGGCCGTTGTGGCAAGCCTGCCACCTTACTTTCATGGCGTAAGCAATGCTTCAGAAGCTAAATCTTGGTTAAGTAAAATGCGCTCAGAGAGCCGCTTATTTTTAATTAAAGATAAAGGCGGTGCGTGTTTAGGCTTTGTATTTGTTAGTCATACAGATAAGGCTGAGAAACACATAGGTTACTTACTCGGACAAGAATATTGGGGTAAAGGTTTTGCCAGTGAGTTATTAATCGCCTTTATAAAACGCGCAGAGAAAATAGAGTCGTGGCAAAGCCTTGTTGGTGGGGTAGACAAAAGCAACCATGCCTCTGCTAACTTACTGTTGAAATTGGGCTTTAAACCTCAAGAAGGTGAGCATGAAAACGTCGACTTTTTTGAATATGTACTCAATCAGGGTTCATAA